In a single window of the Nicotiana tomentosiformis chromosome 10, ASM39032v3, whole genome shotgun sequence genome:
- the LOC104099519 gene encoding adenylate kinase 4-like, whose translation MSNSVNLEDVPSESITTEILRRMRCSSKPDKRLILIGPPGSGKGTQSPVIKDEYCLCHLATGDMLRAAVAAKTPLGIKAKEAMDKGELVSDDLVVGIIDEALKKPSCQKGFILDGFPRTVVQAEKLDEMLQNRGTKVDKVLNFAIDDAILEERITCRWIHPASGRSYHTKFAPPKVPGIDDVTGEPLIQRKDDTAAVLKSRLESFHRQTEPVIDYYAKKNMVVNLPAEKSPQTVTNEVKKALS comes from the exons ATGTCGAATTCAGTGAACTTGGAGGATGTTCCATCGGAGAGCATCACGACGGAGATCCTCCGCCGTATGCGGTGCTCCTCTAAGCCCGACAAACGTCTTATTCTCATCG GCCCACCTGGATCTGGGAAAGGTACACAATCTCCAGTTATCAAGGATGAGTACTGCTTATGTCATTTAGCCACGGGTGATATGCTGAGAGCTGCTGTCGCTGCCAAAACGCCTCTGGGCATTAAGGCGAAGGAGGCCATGGATAAG GGAGAACTTGTTTCTGATGACTTGGTTGTTGGGATAATAGATGAAGCATTGAAGAAACCTTCGTGTCAAAAAGGATTCATTCTTGATGGATTTCCAAGGACTGTGGTGCAAGCAGAAAAG CTTGATGAGATGCTTCAAAATCGGGGGACCAAAGTTGATAAAGTTCTTAATTTTGCAATTGATGATGCTATTTTGGAGGAGAGAATTACCTGTCGTTGGATCCACCCAGCTAGTGGCAGGAGCTACCATACAAAGTTTGCACCTCCTAAAGTTCCTGGGATAGATGAT GTCACTGGAGAGCCTTTGATACAACGCAAAGATGACACCGCTGCTGTTCTTAAGTCAAGGCTGGAATCCTTCCATAGGCAAACTGAACCG GTAATTGACTACTATGCGAAAAAGAATATGGTAGTGAACCTTCCTGCAGAGAAATCACCTCAGACGGTCACAAATGAAGTGAAGAAAGCCCTCTCATGA